The following DNA comes from Croceicoccus sp. YJ47.
AATGATTGCGTCGGGATAGTCGCTTAGTCCGAACATCCTTTGATTTCCTCAAATTTGGTTGAAAGGGCAAATGGGTTCGGAACGTCAGTATCAGGCCAAGGTGCAGGCAGTGACCGCTCGCTTGGGAGCTGTCAGTCGGATGCAAACCGTTCTCCGTTTTGCAGAGTGCGCCCTTCCCCGGCTATTCTTCAGGCCATCAGGTTTTGCCACTCAGCCAATGCAACTGAGCGGCGGGCTTTGTAAGTTTGACAATCAACGAGGTGGCGTTCGGAATTGAAGTAGTTGTGGAAGGAGGCATGAACCGAGGCGAACTTCTGCAGCGACTTCATTTGCCGGAAGCGCAGCATCGCTCGTTCTCTTCGTCGGAATGGCAGATGTGAGTTTTCAGCCCTGTTGTTCGCGTAGCGGCCTGTCTCCTGATTAGCCGAATTACCAAGGTCGGTCATGGCTGCTTTGTAGGAACGCAGTCCGTCGGTTGTTATGATCTCCGGCGAACCGTGGCGTTTCAGCGCCCTCTTCATGAAACGCAGGGCGGCGGCCTTGTCCCTCGCTTTTGTGACGTAGCTTTCCAGGACTTCGCCTTC
Coding sequences within:
- a CDS encoding IS6 family transposase, whose amino-acid sequence is MSRAKKPANPFRYFHSSPEVIRLVVMMYVRFPLLLRNVEDLLSERGIDICHETVRLWWNRFGPMFAADIRRQRVNRMRGFRKWQWHLDEMYVRINGEMMYLWRAVDHEGEVLESYVTKARDKAAALRFMKRALKRHGSPEIITTDGLRSYKAAMTDLGNSANQETGRYANNRAENSHLPFRRRERAMLRFRQMKSLQKFASVHASFHNYFNSERHLVDCQTYKARRSVALAEWQNLMA